One window of Anaerolineales bacterium genomic DNA carries:
- the arcC gene encoding carbamate kinase has protein sequence MTTSKIAVVAVGGNALIKDDKNVTVEDQVLALRETSVHLTDMIEAGWNLAIGHGNGPQVGFVLRRSEIAAKFEGMHEVPLDVCGADTQGAIGYEFQQALRNEFFKRGIDRKAATIVTQMLVDKDDPAFKKPTKPIGSFMDEADAKRREKEMKWTVVEDAGRGWRRVVASPMPKEIVEFASVKTLVDAGHIVITVGGGGIPVIDRGDGELIGTAAVIDKDYASSLLAQALKADLFLIATAVEKVAIHFGKPEQKWLDKMTVPEAKAYLDEGIHFAKGSMAPKIQAAIWYLENGGKEALITNPESIGRALKGETGTRIVP, from the coding sequence ATGACTACTTCTAAAATCGCCGTCGTCGCCGTGGGCGGGAATGCTCTGATCAAAGACGATAAAAATGTCACAGTCGAGGATCAAGTGCTTGCATTGCGCGAGACGTCTGTACATCTTACCGACATGATCGAAGCGGGCTGGAATCTGGCCATCGGCCATGGCAACGGACCACAGGTGGGTTTCGTCCTGCGCCGCTCGGAGATCGCCGCCAAGTTCGAGGGAATGCACGAAGTCCCGCTGGATGTCTGCGGGGCGGATACACAGGGCGCGATCGGCTATGAATTCCAACAGGCGCTTCGCAATGAATTTTTCAAACGCGGGATCGACCGCAAGGCTGCCACCATCGTCACTCAAATGCTGGTGGATAAGGACGACCCGGCGTTTAAGAAACCCACCAAGCCCATCGGCTCCTTCATGGATGAGGCGGACGCAAAACGCCGGGAGAAGGAAATGAAATGGACCGTTGTGGAGGATGCCGGCCGCGGTTGGAGGCGGGTGGTCGCATCGCCAATGCCGAAAGAGATCGTGGAATTCGCTTCGGTCAAGACCCTGGTCGACGCGGGCCACATCGTCATCACCGTGGGAGGAGGCGGGATTCCTGTCATCGATCGCGGCGATGGCGAACTCATCGGGACGGCGGCGGTCATCGACAAGGATTATGCTTCCTCGCTCCTCGCTCAGGCTCTGAAAGCGGATCTGTTCCTGATCGCGACGGCGGTCGAGAAGGTTGCGATCCACTTCGGCAAGCCCGAACAGAAATGGCTGGATAAAATGACCGTCCCCGAAGCCAAAGCTTATCTGGATGAAGGCATCCACTTTGCGAAAGGTTCGATGGCGCCAAAGATCCAGGCTGCCATTTGGTATCTTGAAAACGGCGGCAAAGAAGCGCTCATTACCAATCCCGAAAGCATCGGGCGCGCCCTGAAAGGCGAAACCGGGACGCGGATCGTTCCGTAA
- a CDS encoding ornithine carbamoyltransferase — protein sequence MQTNFRGRDFIGDLDFTKEEVETVLDVAWDLKRKRALGEPHAYLRDKVLAMLFFFSSTRTRGSFEAGMAQLGGHGAFIDSNTTQISHGDTPVEIGEIFGRYFDGIAIRHCDFGDGNKYLNDVAKSSRAPVLNMQCDIYHPFQCLADLMTIMEKKGRDLRKKKIVVSWAYAASYLKPISVPQSLILQMPRFGMDVTLAYPPGFQLMPDIVEQAREQAKIAGTGFEIIDDADGMAKACKDADVIYAKSWGPLLTTNDKTEGKKLQDSFKNWIMDDAKLKVAHKDAIYMHPLPADRDIEVTSAVLDGPNSVVFDEAENRLHAQKAVMALTMS from the coding sequence ATGCAAACTAATTTTCGCGGTCGTGATTTCATCGGCGACCTCGACTTCACGAAAGAGGAAGTCGAAACCGTTCTGGACGTGGCCTGGGACCTGAAACGAAAACGCGCCCTCGGCGAACCCCATGCCTATCTGCGCGACAAGGTGCTGGCGATGTTGTTCTTCTTTTCGTCCACACGCACACGCGGCTCGTTCGAAGCGGGCATGGCTCAATTGGGCGGGCACGGCGCCTTCATTGATTCGAATACGACCCAGATCTCTCATGGCGATACGCCCGTCGAGATCGGCGAGATATTCGGCCGTTATTTCGACGGCATTGCCATCCGCCACTGCGATTTCGGCGATGGGAACAAATACTTGAACGATGTCGCCAAATCCAGCCGCGCTCCGGTCCTCAATATGCAGTGCGATATCTATCACCCCTTCCAATGCCTGGCCGATCTGATGACCATCATGGAAAAGAAGGGCCGCGACCTGCGCAAGAAAAAGATCGTTGTTTCGTGGGCGTACGCCGCTTCATATCTAAAGCCGATTTCCGTACCCCAATCGCTCATCCTTCAAATGCCGCGCTTCGGCATGGATGTAACTCTCGCCTACCCGCCCGGATTCCAACTCATGCCCGATATCGTCGAACAGGCAAGGGAACAGGCAAAGATCGCCGGTACCGGTTTCGAAATCATCGACGATGCGGACGGTATGGCCAAAGCCTGCAAGGATGCGGACGTGATCTATGCCAAGTCCTGGGGTCCTCTGTTGACAACCAATGACAAGACGGAAGGCAAGAAGCTTCAGGATTCCTTCAAGAACTGGATCATGGATGACGCGAAGCTCAAGGTCGCTCACAAGGATGCCATTTACATGCATCCGCTTCCCGCTGACCGCGATATCGAAGTGACCAGTGCCGTGCTGGATGGCCCGAATTCCGTCGTGTTCGACGAAGCCGAAAACCGACTGCATGCTCAAAAAGCGGTCATGGCTTTGACGATGAGTTAG
- the pyrB gene encoding aspartate carbamoyltransferase codes for MRSFAGRDVLSLKEFERNEFFHVFEVAQKMEPIARSRKNVDLLKEKTLVTAFYQPSTRTRLAHEAAMHRLGGHVTGFSDAKMTRAGDFYQESIKDTVKMLEFYGDVIVMRHFQQGAPHEAAKWASVPIINGGDGWGEHPTQILTDLYTVLREKGRIDGLKWLAVGDMRMRTMHSLGYALSQFDCPITFVAPPDMNLTDEFKSELKQYSVNFKEADHVEKAIGEADVILVEPVVQPDYTKSRDERTGELNLTPANYKITRELLEKKAKPDAILLHSLPRMDEIPTDVDITRWSRYWQEAFNGVVMRMTLLALVLGALE; via the coding sequence ATGCGTAGTTTTGCCGGTCGAGATGTTCTTTCACTCAAGGAATTCGAACGGAATGAATTCTTCCACGTGTTCGAAGTGGCTCAAAAGATGGAACCCATCGCCAGGTCGAGGAAGAACGTGGATTTGCTCAAGGAAAAAACCCTGGTAACCGCCTTTTACCAGCCCTCGACGCGGACCCGTCTGGCACACGAAGCCGCCATGCACCGCCTCGGCGGCCACGTGACGGGATTTTCCGACGCCAAGATGACCCGCGCCGGTGACTTCTATCAGGAGTCGATCAAGGATACGGTGAAGATGCTGGAGTTCTACGGCGATGTGATCGTGATGCGTCACTTCCAGCAGGGTGCGCCCCACGAAGCCGCGAAGTGGGCAAGCGTGCCGATCATCAACGGCGGCGACGGCTGGGGTGAACATCCCACGCAAATCCTCACCGACTTGTACACCGTCCTGCGGGAGAAGGGCCGCATCGATGGATTGAAGTGGCTGGCCGTCGGCGATATGCGCATGCGAACGATGCACTCGCTCGGTTACGCATTGAGCCAGTTCGATTGTCCGATCACATTCGTTGCCCCGCCGGATATGAATCTTACGGATGAGTTCAAATCCGAGCTCAAGCAGTACAGCGTAAACTTCAAGGAAGCGGACCACGTTGAAAAGGCGATCGGCGAAGCGGATGTGATTCTGGTAGAACCTGTGGTCCAGCCTGATTACACAAAGTCACGTGATGAGCGCACCGGTGAACTCAACCTGACACCGGCCAATTACAAGATCACACGCGAACTGCTCGAGAAGAAGGCAAAGCCAGATGCCATCCTGCTTCACTCCCTGCCCCGAATGGACGAAATTCCCACCGACGTGGATATCACGCGCTGGTCGCGTTACTGGCAGGAAGCCTTCAACGGAGTGGTCATGCGCATGACTTTGCTGGCGCTCGTCCTGGGTGCCTTGGAATAA
- a CDS encoding YgeY family selenium metabolism-linked hydrolase, with translation MSDVVKEIQKKVEGQREKIVNFMREIVAIPSMECKIGPVGERIQSEMRKLGYDEVRFDRMGNTIGRIGHGSKVIVYDSHIDTVGVGNPDEWDWDPFHGKVENGYLYARGACDEKGSTPGMVYGLAMARDLGLLDGYTVYYFGNMEEECDGIAPNTFVEVDPKVRPDFVVIGEPTKMRIYRGHKGRIELKITAHGKSAHAASHYLGDNAVYKMMATIMDIRELDRRLRLGMGHHPVQGVPSIAVTDVSARTASLNAVPDQFTIYLDRRITSNEPRDEVIEQIKGLIPEYLREEIHVEELFYDTPSYTGFVFPVSKYYPAWILEDAHPLVHAGSDTIEALWGEKRPLGTWDFSTNGTYWAGKAGIPSIGFGPGDEKTAHMRDENVPLDEVVAATAFYALLPKMLKEKMI, from the coding sequence ATGTCGGATGTTGTAAAGGAAATTCAAAAGAAGGTCGAGGGGCAGCGGGAAAAAATCGTGAATTTTATGCGCGAGATCGTTGCCATCCCTTCGATGGAGTGCAAGATCGGCCCGGTCGGCGAACGCATTCAGTCGGAGATGAGGAAACTCGGCTATGACGAGGTTCGTTTTGACAGGATGGGGAATACGATCGGCAGGATCGGGCACGGCTCCAAGGTGATCGTCTACGACTCGCACATCGATACCGTTGGTGTGGGCAACCCGGATGAATGGGATTGGGACCCGTTCCATGGCAAGGTGGAGAATGGATATTTGTATGCGCGCGGCGCGTGCGACGAAAAAGGCTCCACGCCGGGGATGGTCTATGGACTTGCCATGGCGCGCGATCTCGGCCTGCTCGACGGCTACACCGTGTACTACTTTGGGAATATGGAGGAGGAATGTGACGGCATAGCCCCGAACACCTTCGTCGAAGTAGACCCGAAGGTGCGTCCCGATTTCGTCGTGATCGGCGAACCGACCAAAATGCGCATCTATCGCGGGCATAAGGGTCGCATCGAACTGAAGATCACTGCGCACGGCAAATCGGCGCATGCGGCTTCACATTATCTCGGTGATAACGCCGTGTACAAAATGATGGCGACCATCATGGATATCCGCGAACTTGACCGCCGCCTGCGCCTCGGCATGGGGCACCATCCCGTTCAAGGGGTTCCCTCGATCGCCGTCACCGATGTATCCGCACGGACAGCATCGCTGAATGCGGTGCCGGATCAATTCACGATCTATCTCGACCGCCGCATCACATCGAACGAGCCGCGCGATGAAGTCATCGAGCAGATCAAGGGACTGATCCCCGAATACCTGCGGGAGGAAATCCACGTCGAAGAGTTGTTTTACGATACGCCGTCCTATACCGGTTTCGTTTTTCCGGTGTCGAAATACTATCCGGCATGGATTTTGGAGGACGCTCATCCCCTTGTGCATGCTGGCTCAGACACCATCGAGGCGTTGTGGGGCGAGAAGCGTCCGCTCGGAACGTGGGATTTTTCGACGAACGGCACATACTGGGCCGGCAAGGCGGGCATCCCATCCATCGGTTTCGGTCCCGGCGATGAGAAGACCGCCCACATGCGCGACGAGAACGTGCCGCTCGATGAGGTGGTCGCAGCGACGGCGTTCTATGCGTTATTGCCGAAGATGTTGAAAGAGAAGATGATCTAG
- a CDS encoding GntR family transcriptional regulator has product MANFPFQRLQADLATLIHKTPAGQRLPSEPDLAKQLGVSRATLREAMRSFETQGLIRRRQGSGTFVVGKVQALDSGLEVLESLDTMAQRKNLQTTISDLHVDQADADGESAAGLGIPEGSRLTRIRRVIRAENRPVAYLIDTLPADLLKPSDLPGGFNGSVLDFMLERGDKLTVSRAAITATNATAEVAKALEIQRGDVLLHFISQLYLDSGRIVDHTLSYFIPGYFNFHVVRKIGGN; this is encoded by the coding sequence ATGGCTAATTTTCCATTTCAACGCTTGCAGGCAGATCTTGCAACGTTGATTCACAAAACCCCGGCGGGTCAACGCCTGCCCTCCGAGCCGGACCTTGCAAAACAACTCGGCGTTTCGCGCGCGACCTTGCGCGAGGCGATGCGTTCGTTCGAAACACAGGGATTGATTCGCCGCAGGCAGGGCTCGGGCACATTTGTGGTCGGCAAAGTCCAGGCGCTCGACAGCGGGTTGGAAGTGCTGGAGAGTCTCGATACGATGGCGCAGCGCAAGAATTTGCAGACGACGATCAGCGATCTGCATGTGGATCAAGCGGATGCGGATGGAGAATCCGCCGCCGGGCTTGGGATTCCTGAAGGGAGCCGCCTCACCCGCATCCGACGCGTGATTCGCGCGGAAAACCGCCCGGTCGCTTATTTGATCGACACGCTCCCGGCAGACCTGCTCAAGCCAAGCGATCTTCCGGGTGGATTCAACGGTTCGGTTCTCGACTTCATGCTGGAGCGTGGCGATAAGTTGACCGTTTCCCGCGCCGCCATCACCGCAACCAACGCCACGGCCGAGGTGGCAAAAGCTCTTGAGATCCAGCGCGGTGATGTGTTGCTGCATTTCATCTCGCAACTTTACCTGGACAGCGGGAGGATCGTGGACCACACGCTGAGCTATTTCATACCCGGTTATTTCAATTTTCATGTGGTCAGAAAAATCGGCGGTAATTAA
- the ade gene encoding adenine deaminase → MSSSTKLTTALVDVAMGRAHADLVVKNGKWVSVQSGEIIPNIDIAVVHGHIAYVGRDAGHTIGKKTKVIDAKGKYLVPGLLDGHMHVESGMVTVTEFVRAVAVRGTTGMFIDPHEIANVFGLKGVKLMVDEAQKQPIHVWVQMPSCVPSAPGLETPGSSIGPKEVAVAMKWKGIIGLGEMMNFPGVFMSDKKMLDEMSATHAAGKTIGGHYASPDLGLPFHGYVAGGAEDDHEGTRMEDAIARVRQGMKAMLRYGSAWFDVAAQVKAITEKKLDSRHFLLVTDDSHAATLTEEGHMDRVLRHAVSEGLNPMTAIQMMTINTAEHFGLGKEMGMIAPGRWADIVLVEDVMNFKADMVIAKGQVIAENGEWQVKLPVTKYPKTVTNSVHLKRKLTAADFVLWTRAAHGTEVEAHVIGVIENQAPTRHLKMKVKAVDGEVKADLRNDLAKIALVERHRGTGKVVVGLTSGFGFTRKCAIGSTVAHDSHHMIVVGTDDESMAIAANELAKCGGGQIVVLDGKVIGRVEFPIVGLMSNERADIVAKKAASVLDGFKMCGSELNNPNMQLSLLGLVVIPELRISDKGLVDVTRFDFVPVLED, encoded by the coding sequence ATGTCATCATCCACCAAATTGACCACCGCCCTCGTCGATGTTGCCATGGGGCGCGCTCATGCCGATCTCGTTGTCAAAAACGGGAAATGGGTGAGCGTGCAGTCCGGCGAGATCATCCCGAATATCGACATTGCCGTTGTACACGGGCATATCGCTTATGTAGGGCGCGATGCGGGTCACACCATCGGCAAAAAAACCAAGGTCATCGACGCAAAAGGCAAATATCTCGTCCCCGGTCTGCTCGATGGTCATATGCACGTCGAATCGGGCATGGTCACTGTGACAGAGTTCGTCCGCGCGGTGGCTGTGCGCGGTACCACTGGAATGTTCATCGACCCGCATGAGATCGCAAACGTCTTCGGTCTCAAAGGCGTCAAGTTGATGGTGGATGAAGCGCAGAAGCAGCCAATTCATGTCTGGGTGCAGATGCCATCCTGTGTTCCGTCCGCGCCGGGACTTGAGACCCCCGGTTCTTCCATCGGTCCCAAAGAGGTCGCAGTTGCGATGAAGTGGAAAGGCATCATCGGCTTGGGCGAAATGATGAACTTCCCCGGCGTCTTCATGAGCGACAAGAAGATGCTCGATGAAATGTCCGCGACCCACGCGGCGGGGAAAACCATCGGCGGGCACTACGCTTCGCCCGATCTCGGCCTGCCCTTCCATGGCTACGTCGCGGGCGGCGCGGAGGATGACCACGAAGGCACACGCATGGAAGACGCCATTGCGCGCGTCCGCCAGGGGATGAAGGCGATGCTTCGCTACGGTTCTGCATGGTTCGATGTCGCGGCGCAGGTCAAGGCTATCACCGAGAAGAAACTGGATTCACGACACTTCCTGCTTGTTACGGATGACTCACACGCCGCCACCCTGACCGAAGAGGGCCACATGGACCGGGTCCTTCGCCACGCTGTCAGTGAGGGATTGAATCCAATGACGGCGATCCAAATGATGACCATCAACACCGCCGAGCATTTCGGCCTGGGCAAAGAGATGGGTATGATCGCTCCCGGCAGGTGGGCCGATATTGTGCTTGTCGAAGATGTGATGAACTTCAAAGCCGATATGGTCATTGCGAAAGGTCAGGTCATTGCCGAGAACGGCGAATGGCAGGTCAAGCTGCCGGTGACGAAATATCCCAAAACGGTCACCAACTCGGTTCATCTCAAGCGAAAACTCACAGCGGCAGATTTTGTCCTTTGGACAAGAGCCGCTCACGGCACGGAGGTCGAGGCGCATGTCATCGGGGTGATCGAGAACCAGGCGCCGACCCGTCACCTGAAGATGAAAGTCAAAGCTGTGGATGGCGAAGTCAAAGCGGATTTGAGAAATGACCTTGCGAAGATCGCATTGGTGGAAAGACATCGCGGCACGGGCAAGGTTGTCGTGGGCCTGACCAGCGGTTTTGGTTTTACAAGAAAGTGTGCCATCGGTTCGACGGTTGCGCATGACAGCCATCACATGATCGTCGTCGGTACGGATGATGAAAGCATGGCGATCGCCGCAAATGAACTGGCAAAATGCGGCGGCGGGCAGATCGTGGTGTTGGACGGCAAGGTGATCGGGAGGGTTGAATTCCCCATCGTTGGCTTGATGTCAAACGAGCGCGCGGATATTGTCGCGAAAAAGGCCGCCAGCGTGCTCGATGGCTTCAAGATGTGCGGCAGTGAGTTGAACAACCCGAACATGCAATTAAGTTTGCTGGGATTGGTCGTCATCCCTGAGTTGAGAATTTCCGACAAAGGGCTTGTGGATGTTACCCGCTTCGATTTCGTGCCGGTGCTGGAAGATTGA
- a CDS encoding 8-oxoguanine deaminase produces the protein MTTLLVKNAHIVTMDNNQREIPEGGIFIRDGFIEQVGSTSELPATADEVLDLKGHVVLPGLVNTHHHFYQTLTRAVPAAQDANLFNWLKTLYPIWARLQPDDIFVSTQTALAELALSGCTTASDHLYLYPNGSKLDNEIAAALELGLRLHASRGSMSLGESKGGLPPDSVVDTEENILKDSQRLIEKYHDAKPGSMTQIVLAPCSPFSVTSDLMKQSAKLARQHGVHLHTHLAETEDEEQFCMKMFGHRPVGYMQEVDWVGNDVWFAHAVWVNDEEIQVFAKHNCGVAHCPTSNMRLASGIAPVKEYRKAGVNVGLGVDGSASNDGSHLLAEVRNAMLVSRVKEGLTGYSLSNDPNRKLMTAREALYLGTRGGAAVLGRNDIGSLEAGKCADFFAIKLNKLGYAGMHDPVSAIVFGQSFNVDFTFVGGKAVVREGQLVTLDQGKLIEKHNKAAKRLLAG, from the coding sequence ATGACAACCCTCCTCGTCAAAAACGCGCACATCGTCACCATGGACAATAACCAACGGGAAATTCCCGAGGGCGGCATTTTCATCCGCGACGGCTTCATCGAGCAGGTCGGATCAACGAGCGAACTCCCCGCCACCGCCGACGAAGTGCTCGACCTCAAAGGGCACGTCGTCCTGCCCGGCTTGGTCAACACGCATCATCACTTCTACCAAACCCTCACGCGCGCTGTCCCTGCCGCACAGGATGCAAATCTCTTCAACTGGCTCAAGACTCTCTATCCCATTTGGGCGCGTTTGCAACCCGACGATATTTTTGTTTCGACTCAGACTGCGCTTGCGGAACTCGCCCTCTCGGGCTGTACCACCGCCTCGGACCATCTCTATCTCTACCCGAACGGCTCAAAACTTGATAATGAGATTGCCGCCGCCCTCGAACTTGGATTACGCCTTCACGCTTCCCGCGGCTCGATGTCGCTCGGCGAATCCAAAGGCGGACTTCCCCCCGACAGCGTGGTGGACACCGAAGAGAACATCCTCAAAGACTCGCAACGCCTCATAGAAAAATATCACGATGCCAAACCCGGCTCGATGACTCAAATTGTGCTTGCGCCATGTTCGCCGTTTAGCGTCACTTCTGACCTGATGAAACAATCCGCCAAACTCGCGCGACAACACGGTGTGCATCTGCATACTCATCTCGCTGAGACCGAAGACGAAGAACAGTTCTGTATGAAAATGTTCGGTCATCGTCCTGTCGGCTACATGCAGGAAGTGGACTGGGTCGGTAACGACGTCTGGTTTGCGCACGCGGTTTGGGTCAACGATGAAGAGATACAAGTCTTCGCCAAACATAACTGCGGCGTGGCGCACTGTCCCACCTCGAACATGCGTCTCGCTTCCGGCATTGCGCCGGTCAAGGAATATCGCAAGGCAGGCGTGAATGTCGGCTTGGGCGTGGACGGCTCCGCTTCCAACGACGGCTCGCATCTCCTTGCAGAAGTGCGAAATGCCATGCTCGTCTCCCGTGTCAAAGAAGGACTGACGGGCTATTCCCTGTCTAATGATCCCAACCGAAAATTGATGACAGCTAGAGAAGCCTTGTATCTTGGCACTCGCGGCGGCGCAGCCGTACTCGGAAGAAACGATATCGGAAGTTTGGAAGCTGGCAAATGTGCCGACTTCTTCGCCATCAAATTGAACAAACTCGGGTACGCCGGAATGCACGACCCGGTTTCTGCAATTGTCTTTGGTCAATCCTTCAATGTCGATTTCACCTTCGTGGGCGGCAAAGCCGTCGTCAGGGAAGGTCAACTTGTGACCTTGGATCAGGGCAAATTGATCGAGAAACATAACAAAGCCGCCAAACGATTGCTGGCTGGATGA
- a CDS encoding PHP domain-containing protein: protein MPILEFHCHTNASKDSLTTPAYLIHAARRKGLDRVVVTDHNSIAGARAAQSMDPELIIIGEEIMTTKGEILAAFVTEEIPAGLTPMETIRRLKEQGAFISVSHPFDAWRKGGWKEADLLEIVPFVDAIEIFNSRCMDPGFNHKAKTFAEKYNLAGTVGSDAHGIIELGKSVMVLDPFTGPDGMREVIRQAKFKTKLSPWWVHFISRYASSKKKFA, encoded by the coding sequence ATGCCAATACTCGAATTCCACTGCCATACGAACGCGTCGAAAGATTCCCTGACGACCCCGGCCTATCTGATCCATGCGGCGCGGAGGAAGGGATTGGACCGGGTCGTGGTCACCGACCATAACTCGATTGCTGGGGCGAGGGCGGCTCAGTCTATGGACCCGGAGTTGATCATTATCGGTGAAGAGATCATGACAACCAAAGGGGAGATTCTCGCCGCATTTGTGACGGAGGAAATCCCCGCCGGGTTGACCCCGATGGAGACGATTCGGAGATTGAAGGAGCAAGGGGCGTTCATCAGCGTGTCGCATCCGTTCGATGCGTGGAGAAAGGGGGGATGGAAAGAAGCGGACCTTCTCGAGATCGTTCCGTTCGTGGATGCCATTGAAATCTTCAATTCGCGGTGCATGGACCCGGGCTTCAACCATAAAGCGAAGACGTTTGCTGAGAAATACAATCTCGCCGGAACGGTCGGCTCGGATGCGCATGGGATCATCGAGCTTGGGAAATCCGTCATGGTGCTGGACCCGTTCACGGGTCCGGATGGGATGCGAGAGGTCATCCGGCAGGCGAAGTTCAAAACGAAGTTATCCCCCTGGTGGGTGCACTTTATTTCGCGTTATGCTTCGAGTAAAAAGAAATTTGCTTAA